The Longimicrobiales bacterium nucleotide sequence CACGATCGCGGCGCGCGCCCTGTTCGAGGCGGCGGAAACGTCGCAACAGCTCGACGAGGCGGGCGAGGCGGGGCCGGTCCGGCTCGGCGGGCGGCTGGTCTCGTTGCGGTCCCACGGCAGGACGCTGTTCGCCGACCTGGCCGATCGCGACGGTCGCATCCAGCTCTACTTCCGCAGCAAGGACCTGGGCGAGCGGTTTTCTCTCCTCGACCACCTGGACATCGGAGACTGGCTCGGTGTCGAGGGGCGCGTGTTCCGCACCCGCATGGGCGAGGTGACCGTCAAGGTGAGCGGCTTCGAGCTGCTGGCGAAGTCGGTGCGCCCGCTGCCGTTCGGCAAGGAGGAAGTCGATGCCGACACGGGCGAGCGCCGCGTGCACCACGGCTTCACCGACATCGAGCAGCGCTACCGCCAGCGCTACGCCGACCTGGCCGTGCACCGCGAGGTGCGCGAGGTCTTCGTGCTCCGCGCCAAGGTGGTGAGGTGGCTGCGACACTTCCTGGATGAGCGCGGCTTTCTCGAGGTGGAGACACCGGTCCTCCAGCCGCTCTACGGCGGCGCCGCCGCCCGGCCGTTCGTCACCCACCACAACGCGCTGGACATGCCGTTGTACCTGCGGATCGCCGACGAGCTGTATCTCAAGCGTCTGCTGGTGGGGGGGCTGGAACGGGTGTACGAGATCGGACACGACTTCCGGAACGAGGGGATGGACCGGACCCACAACCCCGAGTTCACCATGCTGGAGTTCTACCAGGCCTACGCCGACTACGGCGACATGATGGCGCTCACCGAGGCCATGGTCGCCGGGGTGG carries:
- a CDS encoding amino acid--tRNA ligase-related protein; this encodes MVEEAGRVVADRLQKLEALRSGGIEPYAYRYEVTHSTIAARALFEAAETSQQLDEAGEAGPVRLGGRLVSLRSHGRTLFADLADRDGRIQLYFRSKDLGERFSLLDHLDIGDWLGVEGRVFRTRMGEVTVKVSGFELLAKSVRPLPFGKEEVDADTGERRVHHGFTDIEQRYRQRYADLAVHREVREVFVLRAKVVRWLRHFLDERGFLEVETPVLQPLYGGAAARPFVTHHNALDMPLYLRIADELYLKRLLVGGLERVYEIGHDFRNEGMDRTHNPEFTMLEFYQAYADYGDMMALTEAMVAGVVEHCLGTRSLQRYGTTLDFTPPFRRVSFIEGIRERAGLDLRTASDQEMRRVLLGRVEPAEA